From Halorubrum salinarum, the proteins below share one genomic window:
- a CDS encoding DsbA family oxidoreductase, whose protein sequence is MATDSDAATGADEREAITVYSDYVCPFCYLGRRSLSNYQEAREEPLAIDWHPFDLRAGQRGPDGEIDHDADTGKDDEYYEQARENVRRLQEEYGADEMALELATDVDSLPAQVVSVRVRETAPDAWLAFDEAVFDALWLEGRDIGDRDVLADIAAEVDGLDAGVVDEALGDDDLRERVTEMFDAARRRGVTGVPTFAYDGHAARGAVPPEQLGRLVEGV, encoded by the coding sequence ATGGCAACCGACTCCGACGCCGCGACCGGCGCCGACGAGCGCGAGGCGATCACCGTCTACTCCGACTACGTCTGTCCGTTCTGCTACCTCGGGCGGCGGTCGCTCTCGAACTACCAGGAGGCGCGCGAGGAGCCGCTCGCGATCGACTGGCACCCGTTCGACCTCCGCGCCGGGCAGCGCGGCCCGGACGGCGAGATCGACCACGACGCCGACACCGGGAAGGACGACGAGTACTACGAGCAGGCCCGCGAGAACGTCCGGCGGCTCCAGGAGGAGTACGGCGCCGACGAGATGGCGCTCGAACTCGCGACCGACGTGGACTCGCTGCCCGCGCAGGTCGTCTCGGTCCGCGTCCGCGAGACGGCTCCGGACGCGTGGCTCGCGTTCGACGAGGCCGTCTTCGACGCGCTGTGGCTGGAGGGCCGGGACATCGGCGACCGCGACGTGCTGGCCGACATCGCGGCGGAGGTCGACGGGCTCGACGCGGGCGTCGTCGACGAGGCGCTCGGCGACGACGACCTCCGCGAGCGCGTGACCGAGATGTTCGACGCCGCGCGGCGGCGGGGCGTCACCGGCGTCCCGACGTTCGCGTACGACGGCCACGCCGCCCGGGGCGCGGTCCCGCCCGAACAGCTCGGACGGCTCGTCGAGGGCGTCTGA
- a CDS encoding phosphatase PAP2 family protein has protein sequence MTPFLSVVASVVAWVGAMLAAASLAVVGPARLRAAWRGLRGRIWDARRAIALLCVVLLASAVGRGSLQTVSRLFGVQATALIYALEGGFVAWVQATFAAPALTAYFSWVYVYGYAFLLSFPVIAYLALPRTTALRRLLVAYALNYGIGLALYTLVFAYGPRNVMPDMVTPLLFTNQPDVMLLASEVNVNTNVFPSLHTSLAVTVGTFAVLTREAFPRWTPLAVPLSLSVVVATMYLGIHWLTDVVAGFALAFGCVALAYRLVDPRSDPVGSRSDAAEERSEAGADD, from the coding sequence ATGACGCCGTTCCTCTCGGTCGTCGCGTCGGTCGTCGCGTGGGTCGGGGCGATGCTCGCCGCCGCGTCGCTCGCGGTGGTCGGTCCCGCCCGGCTCCGGGCGGCGTGGCGCGGGCTCCGCGGCCGGATCTGGGACGCCCGTCGGGCGATCGCGCTCCTCTGCGTGGTGCTGCTCGCCAGCGCCGTCGGTCGGGGCTCGCTCCAGACCGTCTCCAGGCTGTTCGGCGTTCAGGCGACGGCGCTCATCTACGCGCTGGAGGGCGGGTTCGTCGCGTGGGTCCAGGCGACGTTCGCGGCCCCCGCGCTGACCGCGTACTTCTCGTGGGTGTACGTGTACGGCTACGCCTTCCTCCTCTCGTTCCCGGTGATCGCGTACCTCGCGCTCCCGCGGACGACGGCGCTCAGGCGGCTCCTCGTCGCCTACGCGCTCAACTACGGAATCGGGCTGGCGCTGTACACGCTCGTGTTCGCCTACGGCCCGCGGAACGTGATGCCCGACATGGTGACGCCGCTCCTCTTCACCAACCAGCCGGACGTGATGCTCCTCGCGAGCGAGGTGAACGTGAACACGAACGTCTTCCCGTCGCTCCACACCTCGCTGGCGGTCACCGTGGGGACGTTCGCGGTCCTGACCCGCGAGGCGTTCCCGCGGTGGACGCCGCTTGCGGTCCCGCTCTCGCTGTCGGTCGTCGTCGCGACCATGTACCTCGGGATCCACTGGCTCACCGACGTCGTCGCCGGGTTCGCGCTCGCGTTCGGCTGCGTCGCGCTCGCGTACCGGCTCGTGGACCCGCGGAGCGACCCCGTCGGGTCGCGGAGCGACGCGGCCGAGGAGCGGTCCGAGGCCGGCGCGGACGACTGA
- a CDS encoding ABC transporter substrate-binding protein — MARPISRRAALTGLGLAAASAGCLGRTENIAGRDPHSQLTLEINTTPADADPNGIRIARQLEEHLTAVGVDVRLNTVGQTDLWRKVLINQNFDVYVGQFVETDPFDPDALYGLTHSQFVAEPGWQNPFGLTEIAVDDLLERQRRATAGERTDAVAALQETVCDLQPFSVVAFPDALTAVQENRFEGWTEDRQPVSVSGLLGLDRATPEGESADDGDAPGGNATAADADDESGRVLRLVTTDDRITQNWNPIAAEFRRHGTFTGLLYDPLVRADGESIVPWLAADWERVDATAVDVTLRDARWHDGEPVTADDVAFTYRFLRDTSLGSVETSVPTPRFRGRSSLVEDERALDDATVRLTLPDVNDRVAARALQVPVLPEHVWADRTEAATIAGFEFDFETTEAVVSNNPDPVGSGPLRFVEATAEESVVFERNPDHFLVRPAPDADDETADPRAGIPPRYHGKPAFDRLRVEVLPSDISAVEAVAEGLADATAANLGPASVPRIGRSDAARLVSGRSAAFYHVGYNTRRSPLSNPRFRAVVARLIDKAALVDEAFDGYAKAAASPLAASPDAVPSSLAWTDGRDPVHPFFDDDGSLDVAAAREAFREIGYRFDDEGRLLSRGR, encoded by the coding sequence ATGGCCCGACCGATCAGCCGACGAGCCGCGCTCACCGGACTCGGCCTCGCGGCCGCCAGCGCCGGCTGTCTCGGTCGCACGGAGAACATCGCCGGGCGGGACCCCCACTCCCAGCTGACCCTGGAGATCAACACCACGCCCGCGGACGCGGACCCGAACGGCATCCGCATCGCGAGGCAGCTCGAGGAGCACCTGACCGCCGTCGGCGTCGACGTCCGACTCAACACCGTCGGACAGACCGACCTCTGGCGGAAGGTGCTGATAAACCAGAACTTCGACGTCTACGTCGGGCAGTTCGTGGAGACGGACCCCTTCGACCCGGACGCGCTGTACGGGCTGACCCACTCGCAGTTCGTCGCGGAGCCGGGATGGCAGAACCCCTTCGGGCTCACGGAGATCGCGGTCGACGACCTGTTGGAGCGACAGCGCCGAGCGACCGCCGGCGAACGGACCGACGCCGTCGCCGCGCTCCAGGAGACGGTGTGCGACCTCCAGCCGTTCTCCGTCGTCGCGTTCCCCGACGCCCTCACCGCCGTCCAGGAGAACCGCTTCGAGGGCTGGACGGAGGACCGCCAGCCGGTGTCGGTCTCCGGACTGCTCGGCCTCGACCGCGCGACCCCGGAGGGCGAATCGGCCGACGACGGCGACGCGCCCGGCGGCAACGCGACGGCCGCGGACGCCGACGACGAGTCCGGGCGCGTGCTCAGACTCGTGACGACCGACGACCGGATCACGCAGAACTGGAACCCGATCGCCGCCGAGTTCCGGCGGCACGGCACGTTCACCGGACTCCTGTACGACCCGCTCGTCCGCGCGGACGGGGAGTCGATCGTCCCGTGGCTGGCGGCCGACTGGGAGCGGGTCGACGCGACCGCCGTCGACGTCACGCTCCGCGACGCCCGGTGGCACGACGGCGAGCCCGTGACGGCGGACGACGTCGCGTTCACCTACCGGTTCCTCCGCGACACCTCGCTGGGGAGCGTCGAGACCTCGGTGCCGACGCCGCGGTTCCGCGGGCGGAGCTCCCTCGTCGAGGACGAGCGCGCCCTCGACGACGCGACCGTCCGACTCACGCTGCCCGACGTCAACGACCGGGTCGCCGCCCGGGCGCTCCAGGTGCCGGTCCTCCCGGAACACGTCTGGGCCGACCGGACCGAGGCGGCGACGATCGCCGGCTTCGAGTTCGACTTCGAGACGACGGAGGCGGTGGTCTCGAACAACCCCGACCCGGTCGGGAGCGGCCCGCTCCGCTTCGTCGAGGCGACCGCGGAGGAGTCGGTCGTCTTCGAGCGGAACCCCGACCACTTCCTCGTCCGCCCGGCGCCGGACGCCGACGACGAGACGGCGGACCCCCGCGCGGGGATCCCGCCGCGGTACCACGGGAAGCCGGCCTTCGACCGGCTCCGCGTCGAGGTGCTGCCGTCGGACATCTCGGCCGTGGAGGCGGTCGCCGAGGGGCTCGCGGACGCGACCGCCGCGAACCTCGGCCCGGCCTCCGTCCCGCGGATCGGCCGCTCGGACGCCGCCAGGCTCGTGAGCGGTCGGTCGGCGGCGTTCTACCACGTCGGCTACAACACCCGGCGGAGCCCGCTGTCGAACCCCCGCTTCCGGGCGGTCGTCGCCCGGCTGATCGACAAGGCCGCGCTCGTCGACGAGGCGTTCGACGGGTACGCGAAGGCGGCCGCGTCGCCGCTGGCGGCGTCGCCCGACGCGGTGCCGTCGTCGCTCGCGTGGACCGACGGGCGCGACCCGGTCCACCCGTTCTTCGACGACGACGGGTCGCTGGACGTCGCGGCCGCCCGCGAGGCGTTCCGCGAGATCGGGTATCGCTTCGACGACGAGGGGCGGTTGCTCTCCCGGGGCCGATGA
- a CDS encoding DUF7091 family protein, whose protein sequence is MDDRLERVIRQQLRKAGKQFEEAKRAYAEGRDDPEGSAAAAARFDLPTDDAGRARIVCRRHAERRTVPVDDEGRPACFESGHPDCEGCAEDVRDGFVETW, encoded by the coding sequence ATGGACGACCGGCTCGAACGCGTCATCCGCCAGCAGCTCCGGAAGGCGGGCAAGCAGTTCGAGGAGGCCAAACGCGCCTACGCCGAGGGGCGCGACGACCCGGAGGGCAGCGCGGCCGCCGCGGCGCGGTTCGACCTCCCGACCGACGACGCCGGGCGCGCTCGCATCGTCTGCCGCCGCCACGCCGAGCGCCGGACCGTGCCGGTCGACGACGAGGGGCGTCCCGCCTGCTTCGAGTCCGGGCACCCCGACTGCGAGGGCTGCGCGGAGGACGTCCGCGACGGGTTCGTCGAGACGTGGTGA
- a CDS encoding HIT family protein, with protein sequence MSDDCIFCSIVAGDIPSRTVHETDSVLAFLDANPLARGHTLVIPKSHAQHVGDLDADLASDLFDAVAALTPRIEEAVDADGANVGVNDGEAAGQEVPHVHVHVVPRFEGDGGAPIHAVAGARPDLSDDELDAVADEVAAAIAE encoded by the coding sequence ATGTCCGACGACTGTATTTTCTGTTCGATCGTCGCCGGCGACATCCCGTCGCGGACCGTCCACGAGACCGACTCGGTGCTGGCGTTCCTCGACGCGAACCCGCTCGCTCGCGGCCACACGCTGGTGATCCCCAAGTCGCACGCCCAGCACGTCGGCGACCTCGACGCCGACCTCGCGAGCGACCTGTTCGACGCGGTCGCGGCGCTCACGCCCCGGATCGAGGAGGCGGTCGACGCGGACGGCGCCAACGTCGGCGTCAACGACGGCGAGGCGGCCGGCCAGGAGGTCCCGCACGTCCACGTCCACGTCGTCCCGCGGTTCGAGGGCGACGGCGGCGCGCCGATCCACGCGGTCGCCGGCGCCCGGCCCGACCTCTCGGACGACGAGCTCGACGCCGTCGCCGACGAGGTCGCGGCCGCGATAGCGGAGTAA